One segment of Salvelinus alpinus chromosome 1, SLU_Salpinus.1, whole genome shotgun sequence DNA contains the following:
- the clec19a gene encoding C-type lectin domain family 19 member A, with the protein MLCWELCLTLFLWALPVRTIPSTNIKITHAFPLQLPEPGLPVTCPLFWTEFEGHCYRFFPLNRTWAEADLYCAEFSNGLKSAKLTSVHSWEENVFVYDLVNSRIPGIPTDIWIGLHDRRQEGSLEWTDGSNYEYSYWDGNQPDDGIHRIPKEEDCVEIWYRQNSALRSWNDNSCDKAFPFVCKIPTVDN; encoded by the exons ATGCTCTGCTGGGAGTTGTGTCTGACCCTGTTCCTCTGGGCTCTTCCTGTGAGGACTATCCCTTCCACCAACATCAAGATCACACACG cctTCCCCCTCCAGTTGCCAGAACCAGGCCTTCCCGTCACCTGTCCGTTGTTCTGGACTGAGTTCGAAGGTCACTGCTACCGTTTCTTCCCCCTGAACCGGACCTGGGCCGAGGCTGACCTGTACTGCGCTGAATTCTCCAATGGTCTCAAGTCTGCCAAACTCACCTCCGTACACAG CTGGGAGGAGAATGTGTTTGTCTACGATCTCGTCAACAGCCGTATCCCAGGGATACCAACAGACATATGGATCGGCCTTCACGACAGGAGACAG GAGGGCAGTCTGGAGTGGACCGACGGCAGTAACTATGAATACAGCTACTGGGATGGCAACCAGCCTGACGACGGCATACACCGCATCCCTAAAGAGGAAGACTGTGTCGAGATCTGGTACAGGCAGAACagcg CGCTGAGGTCCTGGAATGATAACAGCTGTGACAAAGCCTTTCCCTTCGTATGCAAGATCCCCACAGTGGACAACTAG